In Candidatus Desulforudis audaxviator MP104C, a genomic segment contains:
- a CDS encoding 1-deoxy-D-xylulose-5-phosphate reductoisomerase — translation MPKRIAVLGSTGSIGRQALDVVRSHPEKFKVVGLAAGRNWELLAEQAAEFAPGVVSVWSGDDAERVRVRLGGGVEVHAGEPGLSAVATWPAADILLVAVAGTTGLVPTVEAIQSGKDVALANKETLVVAGELVTELALGRGVQILPVDSEHSAVWQCTAYRRTEVTGVVLTASGGPFRRFSREELERVRPEDALRHPTWRMGPKITVDSATLMNKGLEVIEARWLFDVDYDRIEVVVHPESIIHGMARLRDGTVLACMSPTDMRLPIQYALSYPQRWETALPVLDFAALGELTFETPRRDLFSALDLAYQAGREGGTMPCVLNAANEVAVSAFLDGRLAFTDIPRVVAATMEQHESKRRPELGDILTADRWARETAAAAAERVS, via the coding sequence GCCGAAGAGGATCGCCGTTCTGGGCAGCACGGGTTCAATCGGCCGGCAGGCTTTGGACGTGGTTCGCAGCCACCCGGAAAAATTCAAAGTGGTTGGACTGGCGGCCGGACGGAACTGGGAGTTGCTGGCGGAGCAGGCGGCTGAATTCGCGCCGGGGGTGGTCTCCGTCTGGTCCGGCGACGACGCCGAGCGCGTCCGGGTACGCCTGGGCGGGGGAGTGGAGGTGCACGCGGGCGAGCCCGGATTAAGCGCCGTGGCCACTTGGCCGGCGGCGGATATTCTCCTGGTGGCGGTTGCCGGAACAACCGGTCTGGTTCCGACCGTGGAAGCGATCCAGTCGGGCAAGGACGTGGCGCTGGCCAACAAGGAGACGCTGGTGGTGGCCGGTGAGCTAGTCACCGAACTGGCGTTAGGGAGGGGCGTCCAGATACTGCCCGTTGACAGTGAGCATTCAGCAGTCTGGCAGTGCACCGCCTACCGGCGGACCGAGGTGACCGGAGTCGTCCTGACGGCGTCCGGAGGCCCGTTTCGCCGTTTCTCCCGTGAGGAACTGGAGCGGGTGAGGCCGGAGGACGCGTTGCGGCACCCGACCTGGCGGATGGGTCCCAAGATCACGGTTGACTCGGCGACCTTAATGAATAAGGGTCTGGAGGTTATCGAGGCCCGGTGGCTGTTCGACGTTGACTACGACCGGATTGAGGTGGTGGTGCATCCTGAGAGTATCATCCACGGGATGGCGCGCTTGCGCGACGGAACGGTGTTGGCCTGCATGAGCCCCACCGATATGCGGTTGCCCATCCAGTATGCGTTAAGTTATCCCCAGCGGTGGGAAACGGCGCTGCCGGTTCTGGATTTTGCCGCCTTGGGTGAGCTTACCTTCGAGACACCCCGCCGCGACCTCTTTTCGGCACTGGACCTGGCCTACCAGGCCGGGCGTGAGGGCGGCACCATGCCCTGCGTGCTGAATGCCGCCAACGAGGTGGCGGTGTCGGCCTTTCTGGACGGGCGCCTGGCCTTTACCGATATCCCCAGGGTGGTGGCTGCCACCATGGAACAACACGAGAGCAAGCGCCGCCCCGAACTTGGGGACATTCTGACCGCCGACCGGTGGGCGCGGGAAACGGCGGCGGCGGCCGCGGAAAGGGTGAGCTGA
- the rseP gene encoding RIP metalloprotease RseP — protein MLTVVAVIVVFGLLIFIHELGHFLVAKRAGILVHEFALGFGPRLAGIRRGETEYTLRAVPLGGFVRFAGMDPKEEEYDPARSYRYKSVRQRMGVIAAGPLANFFLAIVLLAVIFMVQGLPTPTTVVKTVLPDRPAAAAGLQQGDRIVAVDGRQVGNWEQLVTEISTRPGETLILTVEREGERLDLPVVPENESGVGKIGFAPDIQPVRVGLFKALAGGVQYTVQITLLIVSFLGQMITGHAPADVGGPVRIVAEIGTAAQLGLMPLLQLAAFLSINVGLFNLLPIPALDGSRLMFLSWEGLTRRPVNPEREGMFHLVGFALLLLLIVVITYNDIAQLMM, from the coding sequence ATGCTTACGGTAGTCGCCGTAATTGTGGTATTCGGTTTGCTGATTTTTATTCACGAGTTGGGACACTTCCTGGTGGCTAAGCGCGCCGGGATTCTGGTGCATGAGTTCGCCCTGGGTTTCGGCCCCAGGCTGGCCGGCATCCGCCGGGGGGAGACGGAGTATACCCTGCGGGCCGTTCCACTCGGAGGTTTTGTCCGCTTCGCCGGTATGGATCCCAAGGAGGAGGAATATGATCCGGCGCGGAGTTACAGGTACAAGTCGGTCCGCCAGCGCATGGGCGTCATCGCGGCCGGCCCGCTGGCCAACTTCTTCCTGGCGATTGTTCTCTTGGCCGTCATTTTTATGGTTCAGGGCCTGCCGACACCCACCACTGTGGTAAAAACCGTGCTGCCGGACCGGCCGGCGGCGGCGGCCGGTCTCCAGCAGGGCGACCGGATCGTGGCGGTTGACGGACGACAGGTGGGCAACTGGGAACAACTGGTGACTGAGATCAGTACCCGGCCGGGTGAAACCCTGATTCTGACGGTGGAACGGGAAGGTGAGCGTCTCGACCTGCCGGTGGTCCCGGAGAATGAGTCCGGCGTGGGCAAGATCGGTTTCGCCCCGGACATACAGCCGGTGCGGGTGGGGTTATTCAAGGCCCTGGCCGGCGGGGTCCAGTACACGGTCCAGATTACACTGCTGATCGTCAGTTTCCTGGGCCAGATGATCACCGGCCACGCGCCGGCCGACGTGGGGGGTCCGGTGCGGATTGTGGCCGAGATCGGCACCGCGGCCCAGCTTGGATTGATGCCGCTGTTGCAGTTGGCCGCTTTCTTAAGCATCAACGTGGGACTCTTCAACCTGCTGCCGATCCCGGCGTTGGACGGCAGCCGCCTGATGTTCCTCTCCTGGGAGGGGCTCACCAGGCGACCGGTCAATCCGGAGCGGGAGGGGATGTTCCACCTGGTGGGCTTCGCCCTGTTGCTGCTGTTGATCGTGGTAATCACCTACAATGACATCGCTCAACTGATGATGTAG
- the ispG gene encoding flavodoxin-dependent (E)-4-hydroxy-3-methylbut-2-enyl-diphosphate synthase gives MRRKTRAIRLGSVQVGGGAPVSVQSMTSTDTRDVAATVAQIRELVGVGAEIVRVAVPDQQAVQALRQIRAQVPEVALVADVHFDHRLALAAVEAGVDGLRLNPGNIGGRDKVAEVVRAARERGVPIRVGVNAGSLDRRIVERFGAVTAEAMVASALEHVAILEDLDFTAVKISLKASDVPLTVAAYRLLAAKVDYPFHVGITEAGTLRGGLVKSAVGIGILLAQGIGDTIRVSLTAPPRHEVWAGYEILKTLGLRRRGVELISCPTCGRTEIDLVRIATEVEERLQGTTRALKVAVMGCVVNGPGEAREADVGIAGGKGVGLLFRKGEPVRTVPESKLVDALLEEIEKL, from the coding sequence TTGCGCAGGAAAACACGGGCTATCCGGCTGGGTAGTGTTCAGGTCGGTGGCGGGGCCCCTGTTTCGGTCCAGTCCATGACCAGCACCGACACCCGCGACGTGGCCGCTACCGTGGCCCAGATCCGGGAGTTGGTTGGAGTCGGCGCGGAAATCGTCCGGGTGGCCGTGCCGGACCAGCAGGCGGTCCAGGCGTTGCGGCAGATCCGTGCCCAGGTGCCGGAGGTGGCGCTGGTTGCGGACGTTCATTTCGACCATCGCCTGGCCCTGGCCGCCGTCGAGGCGGGAGTGGACGGGCTGCGCCTGAATCCGGGCAACATCGGCGGTCGGGACAAGGTGGCCGAAGTGGTACGCGCGGCCAGGGAACGTGGCGTGCCGATCCGCGTCGGGGTCAACGCGGGTTCCCTGGACCGTAGAATCGTAGAGCGGTTTGGAGCCGTGACGGCCGAGGCCATGGTCGCCAGTGCCCTGGAACACGTGGCCATTCTGGAGGACCTGGACTTCACGGCCGTGAAGATTTCCCTGAAAGCCAGCGATGTGCCCCTGACGGTGGCCGCTTACCGGCTTCTCGCCGCCAAAGTGGACTACCCCTTCCACGTTGGTATCACCGAAGCCGGTACGTTGCGCGGGGGCCTGGTGAAATCGGCGGTCGGGATCGGTATCCTGCTCGCGCAAGGTATCGGAGACACCATTCGGGTTTCATTGACCGCACCACCCAGACACGAGGTTTGGGCCGGGTACGAAATATTGAAGACACTCGGGCTAAGACGCCGGGGCGTGGAGCTGATCTCCTGCCCGACGTGCGGCCGGACTGAAATCGATCTGGTCCGGATTGCGACCGAGGTGGAAGAACGCTTACAGGGTACGACCCGGGCGTTGAAGGTGGCCGTGATGGGCTGTGTGGTGAACGGACCGGGCGAAGCACGGGAGGCCGATGTGGGCATTGCGGGCGGAAAAGGGGTTGGGCTCTTGTTCCGCAAGGGAGAGCCGGTCCGTACCGTACCGGAGTCCAAACTGGTGGACGCGCTCCTGGAGGAGATAGAGAAACTGTAG
- a CDS encoding proline--tRNA ligase, with amino-acid sequence MRASEYLIPTLREIPAEAEVVSHRLLLKAGFIRKAASGVYTLLPLAHRVLRKIMRIIREEMDRQGGQEILLPIMQPAELWLRSGRWHVYGPELFRLKDRHGRDFCLGPTHEEIITELVMGDVRSHKQLPLLLYQIQNKYRDERRPRFGLLRGREFIMKDLYSFDRDEAGLEVSYRKMFEAYQRVFSRCGLEFRPVEADSGPIGGSVSHEFMVLAGSGEALVVYCPEDACGYAANVEKAESRAERPKTKEDPLALELLPTPGKRTVEDVCAFLGVGPEQIVKTILYETDRGPCAALVRGDREVNEVKLQNAIGAMHLEMAGPATIERLTGAPVGFTGPVGLEGVRLVVDDEVSFMVNCITGANRGDAHYRNVNPGRDFPLQVVTDLRLVREEDPCPQCGRPLLAARGIEVGQVFKLGTKYSEVMGLTYLDEHGTERPVVMGCYGIGVTRTLAAAVEQNHDEQGIIWPTAIAPFAVVVVPVNVRDEVQSALAEKAYTVLSEAGVEVLLDDRPERPGVKFKDADLVGYPLRVTVGKTAVDGLVELRLRKNGDTRLVGIGELVDTVRGFL; translated from the coding sequence ATGCGCGCCAGCGAGTATCTGATTCCAACCCTGCGGGAAATACCGGCCGAAGCGGAGGTGGTCAGTCACCGGCTCCTCTTGAAAGCCGGTTTCATCCGTAAGGCGGCGTCCGGAGTCTACACCCTGCTTCCTCTGGCCCACCGGGTGCTGCGGAAGATAATGCGCATCATCCGGGAGGAGATGGACCGGCAGGGGGGACAAGAGATTCTGCTTCCGATCATGCAGCCGGCCGAGTTGTGGTTGCGTTCGGGTCGGTGGCACGTATACGGACCCGAGCTTTTCCGGCTGAAGGATCGGCACGGGCGTGATTTCTGCCTGGGGCCGACGCATGAGGAGATCATTACCGAACTGGTGATGGGCGACGTACGCTCCCACAAGCAGTTGCCTCTCCTGCTGTATCAGATACAGAACAAGTACCGGGATGAGCGCCGCCCGCGGTTCGGCCTGCTCCGGGGCCGCGAGTTCATCATGAAGGACCTTTATTCTTTCGATCGGGACGAGGCTGGCCTGGAGGTCAGCTACCGTAAGATGTTTGAAGCCTACCAGCGTGTTTTCAGCCGCTGCGGGCTGGAGTTCCGCCCGGTGGAGGCCGACTCGGGGCCGATCGGGGGCAGTGTGAGTCACGAGTTCATGGTCCTGGCCGGCTCCGGGGAAGCCCTGGTGGTTTACTGCCCGGAGGATGCTTGCGGCTATGCGGCGAACGTTGAGAAAGCCGAAAGCCGCGCGGAGCGCCCGAAGACCAAGGAAGATCCCCTGGCACTTGAACTCCTACCCACGCCGGGCAAGCGGACGGTGGAGGATGTGTGCGCCTTTCTGGGGGTCGGTCCGGAGCAGATCGTAAAGACGATTCTGTACGAGACCGACCGGGGGCCCTGCGCGGCCCTGGTCCGGGGTGACCGGGAGGTCAACGAGGTCAAGCTGCAGAACGCGATCGGGGCGATGCACCTGGAAATGGCGGGGCCTGCGACCATCGAGCGGCTCACCGGAGCGCCGGTCGGGTTCACCGGCCCGGTCGGCCTGGAGGGTGTCCGGCTCGTGGTTGACGACGAGGTTTCTTTTATGGTTAACTGTATTACCGGAGCTAACCGGGGGGATGCCCATTACCGGAACGTGAATCCCGGACGGGACTTCCCTCTACAAGTGGTGACCGACCTGCGCCTGGTGCGGGAGGAAGACCCCTGCCCGCAGTGCGGCCGTCCCCTGCTGGCGGCCCGCGGGATTGAGGTGGGCCAGGTGTTCAAACTCGGCACCAAGTACTCCGAGGTAATGGGGCTGACCTACCTGGATGAGCACGGTACGGAGCGCCCGGTGGTCATGGGCTGCTACGGCATCGGCGTGACTCGTACCCTGGCGGCCGCCGTGGAGCAGAATCACGATGAGCAGGGGATTATCTGGCCGACGGCCATCGCGCCCTTTGCCGTGGTGGTAGTGCCGGTGAATGTCCGGGACGAGGTGCAGTCGGCGCTAGCCGAAAAAGCCTACACGGTGCTCTCCGAGGCGGGCGTGGAAGTGCTTCTGGACGACCGGCCCGAGCGCCCCGGGGTGAAATTCAAAGATGCGGACCTGGTGGGGTACCCCTTGCGGGTTACCGTGGGCAAAACGGCCGTCGACGGGCTGGTGGAACTGCGGCTCCGGAAGAACGGGGACACCCGTCTGGTCGGGATCGGGGAACTGGTGGATACGGTGCGTGGGTTTCTGTAG